A single Calypte anna isolate BGI_N300 chromosome 5A, bCalAnn1_v1.p, whole genome shotgun sequence DNA region contains:
- the GPR132 gene encoding probable G-protein coupled receptor 132: MENCTDTNNHPTCTEIPYSESKTLLVAVYSIVFAIGLPANCITSVLTLVQIQRNKIIAIYIFSLSLSELMYLSTLPLWIIYVQNEHEWNMGVNACRITGFIFFCNIYISILLLCCISVDRYMALVYALESRGRREQKKAIIIVCFLFVVVAITHTPIFNMEDKCMNKTCFETFPLDIKLASFGFARFLIGFAIPFIILIFTNYKIIQSIKASSSLTCHQKAKVKYLAITIIVIFLICFAPYHVVLVIRSIYFMFHQNSSCPFEKAIYSIFTVFLCLATANSVADPIIYVLVCENVRKDFYRSLRRWRLNSSKLNSSINHRTDTLKVKTSKESEEGGIREGNKEIPDLSDIQKSSKSGKHHKGGS, encoded by the coding sequence ATGGAAAATTGTACAGACACAAATAATCACCCCACTTGCACAGAAATTCCCTACAGCGAGAGCAAGACACTTCTGGTTGCTGTTTACAGCATCGTTTTTGCCATAGGCCTTCCAGCAAATTGCATAACTTCCGTGCTTACACTTGTACAAAtccaaaggaataaaataattgcCATCTACATTTTCAGCTTATCACTGAGCGAGCTGATGTATTTAAGTACTTTGCCCCTCTGGATTATCTATGTGCAAAATGAGCATGAGTGGAATATGGGTGTAAATGCTTGCAGAATAACAGGGTTCATCTTCTTCTGCAACATATATATCAGCATTCTGCTTCTGTGCTGCATTTCTGTGGATCGTTATATGGCACTGGTGTATGCTCTGGAATCTAGGGggagaagagaacagaaaaaggcAATCATCATagtgtgttttctctttgttgtcGTTGCAATAACCCACACTCCGATATTTAACATGGAAGATAAATGCATGAATAAAACCTGCTTTGAGACTTTTCCTCTTGACATAAAGTTGGCTTCTTTTGGATTTGCCAGATTCCTAATTGGATTTGCCATACCTTTCATAATTCTCATTTTCACAAACTACAAAATTATCCAAAGTAtaaaagcaagcagcagcttGACTTGTCACCAAAAAGCCAAAGTGAAATATTTGGCTATCACTATTATTGTAATTTTCCTGATCTGCTTTGCTCCCTACCATGTGGTACTTGTAATAAGATCCATATACTTTATGTTTCATCAAAATTCCTCATGTCCTTTTGAAAAAGCTATTTATTCAATATTTACAGTGTTTCTGTGTTTAGCCACTGCAAACAGCGTTGCTGACCCAATCATCTACGTTCTGGTTTGTGAAAACgtcagaaaagatttttatagGAGTCTGAGAAGATGGAGATTGAACTCATCCAAGCTGAATTCATCCATTAACCACAGGACTGACACCCTAAAAGTGAAAACGTCAAAAGAATCAGAAGAGGGAGGGataagagaaggaaacaaagaaataccAGATTTATCTGACATTCAAAAGAGCAGCAAGAGTGGCAAACACCACAAAGGTGGCAGCTAG